One genomic window of Oryctolagus cuniculus chromosome 11, mOryCun1.1, whole genome shotgun sequence includes the following:
- the LOC103348202 gene encoding vomeromodulin, producing the protein MGLGTQEMGSGRLQVQEVTVDSMNSTTAKDGIHILATTTTVIGGKGLAGPVISLVGFHVYANVTLTIGISTNDTQCVNLQVQNKDIQVNKVTLQIVETYSSDFTAAVSWAAGLCLRPEKSAKHGTHALPTRVFLRITDVLPVPVPVPLGDVVTKLLSVELNQNVKEADSCDIVLSGFNDCKNSTGLFRYHVRAAHFSPEGLSIFYCAEALFDNKAVPVRGRLLPPHPKSANVSLTLSRTLLDAPAEHIAKQSTFKIDNLEASITRIRRGYQSNDTSQVTYWSNIKKDGESFATGESKLTIWHDSKISNDKLISEVKLVRSDFKVTPPEATDEVRNVMKGQEKKFWSVLIEILKAWNIPAGVTSNPLNNAKVNVTQSNDLQAAN; encoded by the exons atggggctggggacccaggaaaTGGGCAGTGGCAG ACTACAGGTTCAGGAGGTGACTGTGGACAGCATGAACTCAACCACGGCCAAAGATGGGATCCACATCCTTGCCACAACCACTACTGTCATAGGCGGGAAAGG CCTTGCCGGACCCGTCATCAGCCTGGTGGGATTCCACGTGTACGCAAACGTGACCCTGACTATTGGCATTTCCACAAATGACACCCAGTGCGTCAACCTCCAGGTCCAGAACAAAGACATCCAGGTCAACAAAGTGACCCTTCAGATTGTAGAAACGTAC AGCTCAGACTTCACCGCGGCTGTCTCCTGGGCGGCAGGGCTTTGCCTGAGGCCTGAGAAGTCCGCAAAACACGGGACTCATGCACTCCCCACACGTGTCTTTCTCAGGATCACGGACGTTTTGCCTGTGcctgtccctgtgcccctggGTGACGTGGTTACTAAACTGCTGTCAGTGGAGTTGAATCAGAAT GTGAAAGAAGCGGACTCCTGTGACATCGTTCTCAGTGGCTTCAATGACTGCAAGAACT cCACCGGCCTGTTCCGGTACCATGTGAGGGCGGCCCACTTCTCCCCCGAAGGCCTCTCAATCTTCTACTGC gcagaggccctctTTGACAACAAGGCAGTGCCCGTGCGCGGAAGACTGCTCCCTCCACACCCTAAGAGCGCCAACGTCTCCCTGACCCTGTCGCGCACGCTGCTCGACGCGCCAGCGGAGCACATTGCTAAGCAGAGCACCTTCAAG ATCGACAACCTGGAGGCAAGCATCACCAGAATCCGCCGGGGGTACCAGAGCAACGACACTTCCCAGGTCACCTACTGGAGCAACATAAAGAAGGATGGCGAGAGCTTCGCCACCGGGGAATCG AAATTGACCATCTGGCATGACAGCAAGATTTCAAACGACAAGCTGATATCAGAGGTCAAACTTGTAAG ATCTGATTTCAAGGTGACACCGCCTGAGGCT ACAGACGAGGTGCGAAATGTGATGAAAGGACAAGAGAAGAAGTTCTGGTCTGTCCTTATTG aaattttgaaaGCATGGAATATACCAGCAGGAGTAACCTCAAATCCTCTGAACAATGCCAAGGTTAACGTGACTCAATCG AATGATCTTCAGGCGGCAAACTGA
- the LOC138844314 gene encoding vomeromodulin-like codes for MLHRAGLPGRGGSADSPQQEAVALPFPDLNNTLPAEIEKLFKCEQVNLVGVLGTLVSTLSTSNLLSALDLGSLLSMGGGGLGDILGKGGSGNSQGLDLLGGLLPLGDEGLGGLLSGKKGKGTLKGLLDGTGLSSLQQPLDDVVGKVTELKESTKNMVNKALPPDVSNALSGLLGGLDLNELLLG; via the coding sequence ATGCTTCACAGGGCTGGGCTCCCGGGCAGGGGAGGGTCCGCTGACAGCCCGCAGCAGGAAGCTGTCGCTTTGCCCTTTCCAGATCTCAACAACACCCTGCCCGCGGAGATCGAGAAGCTGTTCAAGTGTGAGCAGGTCAACCTGGTTGGTGTGCTGGGCACCTTGGTATCCACGCTGAGCACCTCCAACCTGCTCTCTGCGCTGGACCTCGGTTCCCTCCTGAGCATGGGAGGCGGTGGCCTCGGCGACATTCTAGGCAAGGGAGGCAGCGGCAACTCCCAAGGCCTGGACCTGCTGGGCGGCCTGCTGCCGCTGGGAGATGAGGGGCTGGGCGGCCTGCTGTCTGGCAAAAAAGGCAAAGGGACTCTCAAGGGGCTCCTCGACGGCACCGGGCTCTCCAGTCTCCAGCAGCCGCTGGACGACGTGGTGGGCAAAGTCACAGAGCTCAAGGAGTCCACCAAGAACATGGTGAACAAGGCCCTGCCGCCAGATGTCAGCAACGCCCTCTCGGGCTTGCTGGGAGGCCTGGACCTGAACGAACTGCTGCTGGGGTAA